From Oscillospiraceae bacterium CM, a single genomic window includes:
- a CDS encoding DNA polymerase III subunit alpha: MAFVHLHVHSEYSLLDGACRIKDLVARAKELGQTAVAVTDHGAMYGAIQFYKEALKAGIRPIIGCEVYVASRSRFDTEHHSDAGRSHLVLLCKNETGYKNLCQLVSRAFTEGFYIKPRIDLALLRDHHEGLIALSACLAGEIPRLLQQGRFEDATIKALEMRDLFGPDSFYLELQDHGIREQKAVNDGLIKISHETGIPLVVTNDVHYLTRGNADAQDVLMCIQTGKTVTDSDRMRFETDAFYLKDEAEMRDLFPDRPEAADNTAKIADMCDVRFEFGRYHLPEFHPPENQHATDYLKELCLLGFDKKYGPGREDVQKQLFYELNMIAQMGFTDYFLIVSDFIAFAKRQGIPVGPGRGSAAGSVVSYCLDITTVDPIKYGLYFERFLNPERVSMPDIDIDFCERRRGEVIDYVKQKYGEDHVAQIITFNTLKAKNAVRSVAKALGLTFAEESELAREIPSVLNIKLEQALVSSKRLKEMYDGDTRIRRVVDTAMALEDMPKDSGTHAAGVVITKNPVSDYVPLALSKKDDSIATQYVMTTLEELGLLKMDFLGLRNLTVIRDAENDIRRTTPAFSVDEIPDDDKMTFDMLAAGKTSGVFQLESTGMTGVCTGLAPKSIEDITAIIALYRPGPMDSIPRFLENNRHPDKITYKHPLLEPILKVTYGCIVYQEQVIEIFRRLGGYSLGQADMIRRAMSKKKQAEIERERKTFIDGDDERHISGAVKNGVARDVAAAIYDEIYDFANYAFNKAHAVAYAVISYQTAYLKCHYPREYMAALLSSVLDYPEKVAEYTAECRELGIGLLPPDVNESDDMFTVSGANIRYGLVAVKNIGRGFIRDLMAERAENGPFHDFEEFCRRMYGGDLNRRALESLIKCGGFDSFGVHRRQLMTVCQLVLDAVADAKRRNLEGQLDLFGLSEQTDKTAPGQSVPLPDVPEFSKGELMAMEHEVTGLYLTGHPMDEFASAVRHLGAVAIGRILADFAKEGGNTVFQDDQTVTIAGVIDAVKTKTTRNNSLMAYITLEDATGSMELLAFQRVLDASGVYVKENTPVYVTGRLSSRDEKEPQLVLESLRPLNDFDPMAGETPPAEQKLYVRVPGEDSALYERLKLILIMFPGDDQLVVYFEDTKKRHGAKCLVHEALIKELNTMFGENNVVLKS, encoded by the coding sequence GTGGCTTTTGTACACCTGCATGTGCACAGCGAATACAGCCTGCTAGACGGCGCCTGCCGCATTAAAGACCTTGTCGCGCGCGCCAAAGAGCTCGGGCAGACGGCCGTCGCCGTGACCGACCACGGCGCGATGTACGGCGCCATCCAGTTTTACAAGGAGGCGTTAAAAGCCGGAATCCGCCCAATCATTGGGTGCGAGGTTTATGTTGCGTCGCGCTCCCGGTTTGACACCGAGCATCATTCGGATGCCGGGCGCAGTCATCTTGTGCTGCTGTGCAAAAACGAAACGGGGTACAAAAACCTCTGCCAGCTTGTCAGCCGCGCGTTTACAGAGGGGTTTTATATCAAGCCGCGCATTGATCTGGCGCTCCTGCGCGATCATCACGAGGGCCTCATTGCCCTGTCGGCATGCCTTGCCGGTGAAATCCCCAGGCTGCTGCAGCAAGGCCGCTTTGAGGACGCGACAATTAAAGCGCTTGAAATGCGCGATTTATTCGGGCCGGACAGCTTCTATCTGGAGCTGCAGGATCACGGCATCCGCGAGCAAAAGGCCGTCAACGACGGACTCATCAAAATAAGCCATGAGACGGGCATCCCCCTCGTCGTGACAAACGACGTGCACTATCTCACACGGGGAAACGCCGATGCGCAGGATGTTCTCATGTGTATACAGACGGGGAAAACAGTGACCGACAGCGACCGCATGCGCTTTGAAACAGACGCGTTTTACCTGAAAGACGAGGCGGAAATGCGCGATTTGTTCCCCGACAGGCCGGAGGCCGCCGACAATACGGCAAAAATTGCCGACATGTGCGACGTCCGATTTGAATTCGGCCGCTACCACCTGCCGGAATTTCATCCGCCGGAGAATCAACATGCCACCGACTATTTAAAAGAGCTCTGTCTGCTCGGTTTTGACAAAAAATACGGACCAGGCAGGGAAGACGTTCAAAAACAGCTTTTTTACGAGCTGAACATGATTGCCCAAATGGGCTTTACGGACTATTTTCTCATCGTGTCGGACTTTATCGCGTTTGCCAAGCGCCAAGGCATTCCCGTCGGGCCGGGGCGCGGCTCAGCGGCGGGCAGCGTTGTGTCCTACTGTCTTGATATCACCACGGTTGACCCCATTAAATACGGGCTCTATTTCGAGCGCTTTTTAAATCCGGAGCGCGTCTCAATGCCCGATATCGACATTGACTTCTGTGAGCGACGCCGCGGTGAAGTCATCGACTATGTCAAACAAAAATATGGGGAAGACCACGTTGCGCAGATTATCACCTTTAATACGCTCAAAGCGAAAAACGCCGTCCGGAGCGTTGCCAAAGCGCTTGGGCTGACGTTTGCCGAGGAGAGCGAACTGGCGCGCGAAATTCCTAGTGTCTTAAATATTAAACTCGAGCAGGCGCTTGTGTCCTCAAAGCGCTTAAAGGAAATGTATGACGGCGACACGCGCATTCGCCGCGTCGTCGACACGGCCATGGCGCTGGAGGATATGCCGAAGGACTCCGGCACGCATGCCGCCGGCGTTGTGATTACAAAAAACCCCGTCAGTGACTATGTGCCGCTCGCGCTGTCAAAAAAGGACGATTCTATCGCCACGCAGTATGTTATGACGACGCTGGAAGAGCTCGGCCTTCTCAAAATGGATTTTCTCGGCCTTCGGAACCTAACGGTTATCCGCGATGCCGAAAATGATATCCGCAGAACAACACCCGCTTTCTCCGTCGACGAAATTCCCGACGACGATAAGATGACGTTTGACATGCTGGCAGCCGGGAAAACGTCGGGCGTGTTTCAGTTGGAGTCGACCGGCATGACGGGCGTATGCACCGGCCTTGCCCCAAAGAGCATTGAGGATATCACTGCCATCATCGCCCTCTATCGACCCGGGCCGATGGATTCCATCCCGCGCTTTCTGGAGAACAACAGACATCCGGACAAAATCACCTATAAGCATCCGCTTTTAGAGCCGATTTTGAAGGTCACATATGGCTGCATTGTTTATCAGGAGCAGGTGATTGAGATCTTCCGCCGCCTCGGCGGCTATTCACTCGGCCAGGCCGATATGATCCGCCGGGCCATGTCCAAAAAAAAGCAGGCGGAGATTGAGCGCGAGCGCAAAACGTTTATCGACGGCGACGACGAGCGCCACATCAGCGGTGCTGTCAAAAACGGCGTGGCGCGTGATGTTGCCGCCGCCATCTACGACGAGATCTATGATTTTGCTAATTACGCCTTTAACAAGGCACACGCCGTTGCCTATGCCGTTATCTCCTACCAAACGGCCTATCTAAAATGCCATTACCCACGGGAATACATGGCGGCGCTTTTAAGCTCGGTGCTTGATTACCCCGAAAAGGTCGCCGAGTATACGGCTGAGTGCCGTGAGCTTGGCATCGGCCTTCTGCCGCCGGACGTTAACGAGTCCGATGATATGTTCACCGTCTCCGGCGCCAACATCCGCTACGGTCTTGTGGCCGTCAAGAACATCGGCCGCGGCTTCATCCGTGACCTCATGGCCGAGCGGGCGGAAAACGGGCCGTTTCACGATTTTGAGGAGTTCTGTCGGCGGATGTACGGCGGCGACTTAAACCGCCGCGCGTTGGAAAGCCTTATCAAATGCGGCGGGTTTGACAGCTTCGGTGTCCACCGCCGCCAGTTGATGACCGTCTGCCAGTTGGTGCTTGACGCGGTGGCCGACGCGAAGCGCCGCAATCTGGAAGGCCAGCTTGACTTGTTCGGCCTGTCCGAGCAGACCGATAAAACAGCGCCGGGCCAGTCTGTTCCGCTGCCGGATGTTCCGGAATTTTCAAAAGGCGAACTGATGGCTATGGAGCATGAGGTGACGGGGCTTTACTTAACGGGCCATCCGATGGACGAGTTTGCATCGGCGGTGCGGCATCTTGGCGCCGTCGCTATCGGCCGGATTCTGGCCGACTTTGCCAAGGAAGGCGGCAACACGGTTTTTCAGGATGATCAGACGGTGACAATCGCCGGTGTCATTGACGCCGTTAAAACGAAAACAACGCGCAACAACAGCCTGATGGCGTACATCACACTGGAGGATGCCACCGGCAGTATGGAGCTTTTGGCCTTTCAGCGCGTTTTGGACGCGTCTGGCGTTTATGTCAAGGAAAACACACCCGTTTACGTCACGGGGCGGCTGTCATCGCGCGACGAGAAGGAGCCGCAGCTTGTTCTGGAGTCGCTCCGGCCGCTCAATGACTTTGACCCAATGGCTGGGGAGACGCCCCCGGCTGAACAAAAGCTCTATGTCCGGGTTCCGGGCGAAGACAGCGCCCTCTACGAGCGCCTGAAGCTTATTTTAATCATGTTCCCCGGTGACGACCAGCTTGTCGTCTATTTCGAGGATACAAAAAAGCGGCATGGGGCAAAATGCCTTGTTCACGAAGCTTTGATCAAGGAACTCAACACGATGTTCGGTGAAAACAACGTTGTTTTAAAATCTTAA
- a CDS encoding flavodoxin has product MKSLVVCYSLEGHTASVADIIMKETGGDICLLLPKSSTGKSGFSKYFLGGMRALFHQKPKLLNDMPRLTAYDTIYIGTPIWASRPTPAVNSFLAACDLTAKKVFFFTTSGGGDAGQCLTLLKSRLRGGTVCGTLSLTQEEAANAAIAEGRVKAWLSRT; this is encoded by the coding sequence ATGAAAAGTCTTGTCGTCTGCTATTCGCTCGAAGGGCACACAGCGAGCGTTGCCGATATCATCATGAAGGAAACCGGCGGTGATATCTGTCTGCTTCTTCCCAAAAGTTCAACGGGTAAATCCGGGTTTTCTAAGTATTTTTTGGGCGGTATGCGCGCCTTGTTTCATCAAAAACCAAAGCTTTTAAATGACATGCCTCGCCTTACTGCTTACGACACCATTTATATCGGCACACCGATTTGGGCTTCGCGCCCCACACCGGCCGTCAATTCATTTTTAGCAGCCTGTGATCTCACGGCGAAAAAGGTCTTCTTTTTTACGACGAGCGGCGGCGGTGACGCCGGGCAATGCCTGACGCTGCTTAAAAGCCGCCTGAGGGGCGGCACCGTTTGCGGAACGCTCTCCTTAACACAAGAGGAAGCTGCCAACGCGGCTATTGCCGAAGGTCGTGTTAAGGCGTGGCTTTCACGCACCTGA
- a CDS encoding MBL fold metallo-hydrolase: MKLFFYGADREVTGSCHGVEAGGVRMLVDCGMLQGSDNNYCQDFPFDPGKIDYVVMTHAHIDHSGRLPLLVKQGFRNKIYATGATINLLKIMLRDSAHIQEMEAEWKSRKSRRTGDEKTEPMYTVEDAEAVFQYFVPCVYGQEIEIDKGIKIRFADAGHLLGSAFVEMWLTENAVTKKLVFSGDIGNIGQPIIRDPQYVKEADIALMESTYGDRNHEVAADYTEDLGRLIDEVLGEGGNVVIPSFAIGRTQELLYFIREIKERGLVKSVPNFPVYVDSPLANAATRIYEGELDGYLDKSTIEVIRAGKKFLSFDNLRISETAEDSKAINFDTTPKVIISASGMCDAGRIRHHLKHNLWRPECAVVFVGFQAKGTLGRLLVDRTVDKVNLFGEEVAVKCQIYSFRGMSAHADRNGLLKWVGAFDPKPEKVFVVHGEEEVCDIFTEKLRSDGYDAYAPKFTASYDIISGALTSEGREMTRCAEKEKEQATGGQKNKPQGRQDSPVYARLLTAGTRLLDVITRNYGGSNKDLAAFADQITALASKWDR, from the coding sequence ATGAAACTGTTTTTTTACGGCGCTGACAGAGAAGTCACGGGTAGTTGCCACGGCGTTGAGGCGGGTGGGGTCCGCATGCTTGTGGACTGCGGCATGCTTCAGGGTAGCGACAACAATTACTGTCAGGATTTTCCGTTTGATCCCGGAAAAATTGACTATGTCGTCATGACGCACGCGCACATCGATCATTCGGGCCGGCTTCCGCTGCTCGTCAAGCAGGGTTTCCGCAACAAAATCTACGCGACAGGGGCGACGATCAACCTACTGAAGATCATGCTGCGCGACAGCGCGCACATTCAGGAGATGGAAGCCGAGTGGAAGTCGCGGAAAAGCAGGCGCACCGGTGACGAAAAGACCGAGCCGATGTATACGGTTGAAGACGCCGAGGCCGTTTTTCAATACTTCGTCCCATGTGTCTATGGGCAGGAAATTGAAATCGACAAGGGCATCAAAATCCGCTTTGCCGATGCCGGGCATCTCTTGGGTTCAGCGTTTGTGGAGATGTGGCTGACGGAAAACGCCGTCACTAAAAAACTTGTCTTTTCAGGCGATATCGGCAATATCGGCCAGCCCATCATCCGTGACCCGCAGTATGTTAAAGAGGCTGATATTGCCCTCATGGAGTCGACGTATGGCGACCGCAATCATGAGGTTGCCGCCGACTATACGGAGGATCTCGGCAGGCTGATTGACGAGGTGCTCGGCGAGGGCGGCAACGTCGTCATCCCATCGTTTGCCATCGGCAGAACGCAGGAGCTTTTATACTTCATCCGTGAAATCAAAGAGCGTGGGCTTGTTAAAAGTGTGCCCAATTTCCCGGTGTATGTCGACAGTCCGTTGGCCAACGCGGCAACACGCATTTATGAAGGCGAGCTTGACGGGTACCTCGATAAGTCGACCATCGAAGTTATCCGCGCCGGCAAAAAGTTTCTGTCGTTTGACAATCTCCGCATCTCAGAGACCGCGGAGGATTCCAAGGCCATCAATTTTGACACGACGCCAAAGGTGATTATTTCCGCCAGCGGCATGTGTGACGCCGGCAGGATCCGCCATCATCTCAAGCATAATCTCTGGCGGCCGGAGTGCGCCGTCGTCTTCGTCGGCTTTCAGGCAAAGGGGACGCTCGGTCGGCTCCTTGTCGACCGGACAGTCGACAAAGTTAACCTTTTCGGCGAGGAGGTCGCCGTCAAATGCCAGATTTACAGCTTCCGCGGCATGAGTGCCCACGCTGACAGAAACGGGCTTTTAAAATGGGTCGGCGCGTTTGACCCAAAACCGGAAAAGGTGTTTGTCGTCCATGGCGAGGAGGAGGTTTGTGACATCTTTACGGAAAAGCTCCGGTCCGACGGCTACGACGCCTACGCACCGAAATTTACGGCTTCCTATGATATTATAAGCGGGGCGCTTACTTCCGAGGGCAGAGAGATGACGCGCTGTGCTGAAAAAGAGAAAGAGCAGGCAACAGGCGGCCAAAAAAATAAGCCACAGGGAAGGCAAGATTCGCCGGTGTACGCACGCCTGCTCACCGCTGGCACACGGTTATTAGACGTCATCACCCGAAATTATGGCGGTTCAAACAAGGACCTTGCGGCGTTTGCCGATCAGATTACAGCTCTCGCCAGCAAGTGGGACAGATGA
- a CDS encoding SOS response-associated peptidase, whose amino-acid sequence MCGRYYIPPEDDDAGFQALLEHLSSAYHASPLAAQMKRGEILPTDIAPVLTDGDAALMTWGFPRFDGKGVLINARLETAAEKPMFKKAYGAQRCLVPAAHYFEWQKDGVKKQKFALGTGDMIYMAGLYRFEQGQLLPSFVILTRPAAPDISFIHDRMPIILPEPFRKHWLSEPMDAAALLEASEENISYKAVV is encoded by the coding sequence ATGTGTGGGCGCTACTATATTCCGCCGGAAGACGACGATGCCGGTTTTCAGGCGCTTTTGGAACACCTGAGCAGCGCTTATCATGCGTCACCGCTGGCAGCCCAGATGAAGCGCGGCGAAATTTTGCCAACGGATATCGCACCCGTTCTGACGGATGGCGACGCGGCCTTGATGACATGGGGCTTTCCGCGCTTTGACGGCAAGGGTGTGCTGATTAACGCCCGCTTGGAGACGGCAGCCGAGAAACCGATGTTCAAAAAAGCCTACGGCGCACAGCGCTGCCTTGTTCCTGCCGCTCATTATTTCGAATGGCAGAAGGACGGCGTGAAAAAGCAGAAATTTGCCCTCGGCACTGGCGATATGATCTACATGGCGGGGCTGTACCGTTTTGAGCAGGGCCAACTGCTGCCGTCCTTCGTCATCCTCACCCGCCCCGCCGCACCCGATATTTCTTTTATTCACGACCGCATGCCCATTATCCTTCCAGAGCCTTTTCGAAAGCACTGGCTCTCTGAACCGATGGACGCAGCGGCACTCCTGGAAGCCTCCGAGGAGAATATCTCCTACAAGGCTGTTGTATAA
- a CDS encoding PH domain-containing protein, translating to MRVKSAVGTLFKAIIVVAIVMMVSAAVLTTALTWHDTLDLLINDAAVLAMAGLLIWLLFGTYYELRPEYLYCRSGPFFEKIRYDKIKYLGLTENFLSSMALSPERIEIRQHGKGYIMGTTMISPENREDFLEKLKARCKNLDPNEK from the coding sequence ATGCGCGTCAAATCTGCTGTCGGCACCTTATTTAAAGCGATCATCGTTGTTGCCATTGTGATGATGGTCTCGGCCGCAGTTCTAACGACAGCTTTGACCTGGCATGATACGCTCGACCTGCTAATCAACGATGCGGCCGTTTTGGCCATGGCGGGGCTGTTGATTTGGCTGTTGTTCGGGACTTATTACGAGCTGCGCCCGGAATATCTCTACTGCCGGAGCGGCCCGTTCTTTGAAAAAATCCGGTATGACAAGATCAAATACCTCGGTTTGACTGAAAATTTTCTCTCATCGATGGCGCTGTCGCCAGAGCGGATTGAAATTCGCCAGCATGGCAAGGGGTATATTATGGGCACGACGATGATTTCGCCGGAAAACCGCGAGGATTTTTTAGAGAAGCTGAAGGCGCGGTGCAAAAACCTTGACCCCAACGAGAAATAA
- the ypeB gene encoding germination protein YpeB — MKRQKLKILIISYTLAGFAALGGLALYNYMTAEGYKLQMENTYQHAFSELASGVGDLDAALQKSLYATTPPMLAAVCTEVYGKAQSVLLALGELPQSSSQLQNMAGFVTKVGDYAFMLAKKAGTGIAGTEEEHGNLVSLSETANVLSGNLNNLMGEINNGNVSLSKINDLTAEAGMMGENAAPDAFQTSLSAIEGEFPETPSLIYDGPFSSHIAGLTPKFLEGKSDVTPEKAQEKAAAFLGIDASALKPNGERAGNLPVYLFYTNMDKGTLSVEVTKKGGIVLDAFNGRIVKKSIIPAKDAVGIAARYLEKKGYKNMKESYYSIDGNTLTVNYAYTAHGVICYPDLIKVSVALDKGSIVGFESQGYVMNHHTRDIPAVKVTEAAAKAKVSPHLSVQTHELAIIPTSGKNEAFCHEFKCVNESGSRYIVYINAITGAEERILILQESDKGTLTM; from the coding sequence ATGAAACGACAAAAACTGAAAATTTTAATAATCAGCTATACGCTGGCAGGCTTTGCCGCCTTGGGCGGGCTTGCGCTCTATAATTATATGACGGCCGAGGGATATAAACTGCAAATGGAAAACACATATCAGCATGCGTTTTCCGAACTCGCGTCCGGCGTCGGCGACCTCGACGCGGCGCTGCAGAAAAGCCTGTACGCGACGACGCCGCCGATGCTGGCCGCCGTTTGTACGGAAGTGTACGGCAAGGCGCAGTCGGTGCTGCTGGCGCTCGGCGAGCTGCCGCAATCAAGCAGCCAGCTGCAGAACATGGCAGGCTTTGTGACAAAGGTCGGCGACTACGCGTTTATGCTCGCGAAAAAAGCCGGAACAGGCATAGCCGGGACGGAAGAGGAGCATGGAAATCTCGTCAGTCTTTCGGAAACAGCCAACGTCCTGTCGGGCAATTTAAACAACCTGATGGGTGAAATCAATAACGGTAATGTCTCTCTATCGAAAATCAACGATTTGACTGCCGAGGCGGGAATGATGGGGGAGAATGCTGCCCCTGATGCGTTTCAAACAAGCCTTTCGGCCATCGAGGGAGAATTCCCGGAAACGCCGTCACTCATCTATGACGGACCGTTTTCCTCGCACATCGCCGGTCTCACCCCGAAATTTCTCGAAGGCAAAAGTGACGTGACGCCCGAAAAAGCGCAGGAAAAGGCCGCCGCGTTTCTGGGGATTGATGCCAGCGCATTAAAACCAAACGGCGAGCGTGCAGGCAATCTGCCGGTCTATCTGTTTTACACAAATATGGACAAGGGCACGCTTAGCGTGGAGGTCACTAAAAAAGGCGGCATCGTCCTCGATGCGTTTAACGGACGGATCGTTAAAAAGAGTATTATCCCGGCGAAGGATGCCGTTGGTATTGCCGCCCGCTATCTGGAGAAAAAGGGCTATAAAAACATGAAGGAGAGCTATTATAGCATTGACGGCAATACGTTGACGGTGAATTACGCCTATACAGCGCATGGCGTTATCTGCTACCCCGACCTCATCAAGGTCTCTGTCGCGCTTGACAAGGGCAGTATCGTCGGGTTTGAAAGCCAGGGTTATGTAATGAACCACCACACGCGTGACATTCCAGCGGTAAAGGTGACGGAAGCGGCGGCTAAGGCCAAAGTCTCGCCGCATCTGAGCGTTCAGACGCATGAGCTGGCAATTATTCCGACGAGCGGGAAGAATGAGGCATTTTGCCATGAATTCAAATGCGTCAACGAAAGCGGCAGCCGCTATATCGTCTATATCAACGCCATAACGGGGGCGGAGGAGCGGATTCTGATTTTGCAGGAGAGTGACAAAGGCACGCTAACAATGTAA
- a CDS encoding ImmA/IrrE family metallo-endopeptidase translates to MTIAQIAEAVKTIRQKYGETDLYDLCRAMGILLLNEPMGALPGACKGFYLTQSRAQVITINSDLPEELRRVVLAHELGHSALHRHRAGVKAFHDFALFDETSACEYEANIFAAELLMADGDVLGLLNDDISFFGAAAALGVPPELLDFKFRVLKRRGYKVIDPPIQARGNFLKDIH, encoded by the coding sequence ATGACCATTGCGCAGATAGCAGAAGCCGTTAAAACGATCCGGCAGAAATATGGCGAAACAGACCTGTATGACCTCTGCCGGGCTATGGGCATCCTGCTTTTGAACGAGCCGATGGGCGCGCTGCCCGGCGCCTGCAAGGGCTTTTATCTCACCCAGTCACGCGCGCAGGTCATAACGATCAACAGTGACCTGCCGGAAGAGCTCCGGCGCGTCGTCCTCGCACACGAGCTCGGCCACAGCGCCCTGCACCGGCACCGCGCCGGTGTCAAGGCGTTTCACGACTTTGCGCTGTTTGACGAGACGTCCGCCTGCGAATACGAGGCCAACATCTTTGCCGCCGAGCTGTTAATGGCCGACGGCGACGTGCTCGGCCTGTTAAACGACGATATCTCCTTTTTTGGCGCGGCTGCCGCGCTCGGCGTCCCGCCGGAGCTGTTGGATTTCAAATTCCGCGTTTTAAAGCGCCGGGGCTATAAGGTCATCGACCCGCCGATTCAGGCGCGCGGGAACTTTCTGAAAGACATCCATTAG
- a CDS encoding helix-turn-helix transcriptional regulator, with amino-acid sequence MKTFSDKVREARQLLNLTQEELGALIGVSKRAVLAYETEGVRPRQSVKTKLADALRVSVDYLDRDEIDDPAYGLEKSDYVEETRARYGRRAAREMDFLLERNAALFAGGALEQEAKDAFFEAVTKAYWAAKESSRKTYGKK; translated from the coding sequence ATGAAAACCTTTTCCGACAAGGTGCGCGAGGCGCGGCAGCTTTTAAATTTAACACAGGAAGAGCTGGGTGCGCTCATCGGCGTTTCCAAGCGCGCTGTCCTTGCCTATGAGACCGAGGGCGTCCGCCCGCGGCAGAGCGTCAAAACGAAACTTGCCGACGCGCTGCGCGTCTCGGTTGACTATCTCGACCGGGACGAGATCGACGACCCGGCGTACGGATTAGAAAAATCCGATTATGTTGAGGAGACGCGCGCGCGCTATGGGCGGCGCGCTGCCCGCGAGATGGATTTTCTTTTAGAGCGCAACGCCGCGCTGTTTGCCGGCGGTGCGCTGGAGCAGGAGGCCAAGGACGCGTTTTTCGAAGCCGTCACCAAGGCATATTGGGCCGCCAAGGAATCTTCACGCAAAACGTACGGGAAAAAATAA